From the Elaeis guineensis isolate ETL-2024a chromosome 16, EG11, whole genome shotgun sequence genome, the window aatgtttggattttaaattttacatCCCAAGCAGCAGGATCTGAAAGACTGAATTTACTTGCTTgaataaaggaaaagaaaatgcATATTCTCACAAAAAGCATGAGTTATGTGATTGCATTTTGTCATGGACTGTCGTGGTTGATATGTATTCAGTGTCTGGTAGAACTtatacttttcttttttctcatgcatcatatgaaaaatattgcTATTGGCTTTTGTGTGGTAGATTTGTGTTTCAAGCAATGTCATCAAAAAGATATTCTCTTTATATGGGATGAAGAGGCATAGTTGTTTTTTTCTATGTATGAAAAGGAAGCCAGTTTGAGTAGGTAAGGAATTGATAGAATAACTAACATTAATAACATTGATAGAATAACCAACATTAATAGCATTCTTAAAGCACATATATTAGAGTCATTTGGTTGTTTATAATGTTTAATAAGAACATCTGAATTCTGATGTGTAAACAAGTGTTTGTTAGTGATTGCATGAAAATGAAATCCTAAGGCTCCAGAAAACAATAAAAGAGGAGGGAttagaaaaaaaagggagggggtGTTCAGGGCATGCACGAGGTTGAAATCAGGACAAAAACGGGAGGGGGGGATttatgtgtgtgtgagagagagaggcaCTGTGCACATCAAAATCAATGGTTTTCCAACACAGGGCAAGAACAAATCCACACAAAAATTCATGCTTTTTCATGTATAAACAGATTTACAGATACACATATACCTGTTTATCTTATTTAGTACATTGCAGTCTTTTGTTCCCTTTATTAGTTCTATAGCTCTTATTAAATTTTCCAAGCAACCATCATGTAATCTAAAATtcaaacataagtttttttttttctttttttcttttttaaatgtcTTGTATTTTGTTGTTCATTATTTTGGGTTCCAGAAGTGTTGATGGTATGAATGCAATTGAGCcatttcccttttttcttcttacTTTCTGAAATTTTCAGCACTTCCTGTCAGATACATAATCGAATGATCTAAAGGCTGCTGCATTGAAGAACATTTCAGCTAATTTAAATTCTTTCCCTGTGATCCTGCACAGGTTTCTCAGCCAAGGACAAGCAATCGAAAAGAATCTATTGATGGTAGGCCTAGTGCTTTTGGTTAGGTAATTTGATAAATATGTTTTATTTTAATAATCTGGATGCCTTTATTGCATTTCAGTAACATCTTCCCTCAGCTTCAACCCTCCACCAGTTTCTCAGAATGGTCTGAGTCACACTCAGATACCATCACAGGCAATGTTAAGTCAAACCATGTCTATCATGCCTATGCCAGCAGCTGGTGCACCCTCTGGGGTTTCTGGTCCTTCCACAAACTTACGTATAGGGATGGACTATTTGGGTACCCCAAGTTCATCTTCTCTCCCTCCAGTGCATGGTAAGGTTCCAGCCACTGGGGTTGCAGGAGCTCTGATTCCTAGTGGTTCATCAGAAATTTGGATGCAGGTTTATTTCAGCTCTCACCTTTTGTTATTGTAAATGCAATTAGTTTTTTAATTAGACACTATTTTGACATTTACTTTCTATAGGATGTCATTTATTACTTGGATTTGAGCTTGTCTAGAAGATTTAATGTAGCAAGTATCATATGTCATTTATTCTTGTAATGTGATATATGAGTTcctatttttttcccttttatcGATTACGCTAATCAAAGTGCActactcaaaagaagaaaaatgttGTAGCACATCTGTTGGTCCAAATATTTGTTCATTGAACTGCTTCACCAAGCAAAATAAGTTGTAAATAAACATGCTGAACCACAACCTAACGTGTTATTACAGTGTTTGATAAAAATTCTTACTTGCATTGACGTGATAGttaagagaaaaaaaggaaacaCTGCCCAAACTTTAACATAGAAAACAATCTTTCTTAACAACATCTGATATTCTTAGCTAATTTTTCCATTTATTGACGTTAATCATGTTAGCGTCTGCCTTTTTTCTGTATAGAGACTAATGTTGTTTATCCTTTCTTTTAATGCATGTGTTATATATGAGGCCTAATGTGCTGGTCCTTTCTCTATGCAGACGAAGTCCTTACAACTATTCAGGGAAACTATAGGCCATAGAAAGTTTGCAACAGAAACTAGGATGCCATTTAGGGAGTAGGGAGTCCTCATTACTCACAGAATAAGCTCAATAAGCATAGGAGCAAATCACCAAAATTCCACTAGACTTTGGAAAGAGTGGAAAATTTGCAAACCTTTGTACAGGTAGCTCTCTATCTAGATTCATCCTTGAGGCACAAAATATGAGCTAGCATAAAGAGTCAAAACTTATATGCTGCCAAGACCCAAGCTGTTTAAGTCTTCTGGTGATTGAACCAGAGACATGTTCAAGTCCTGCCTTCACCACAGTTTGGGGCCTTACGTCCCCCATCTCCCCTTTCTTTCGTATTGTTTTCACTAGTACACCTTCATTCTCAACTACTATAGATTAAAGTTTCTACCATTAGATCCCCCCTTCCCCAACATTTATCTAAATCCATAAGATGTATCCCTTCTTAGCTGCCTTGTTCAAATGTTATATTAAAAGAGATAATGCAACTGGCCATATCTTATTCAAAATGGGAGTGCAGCTAATGCATATGCCAAAGAAATGCCAGAGTCTGCTAATGAAGTAAAACTTGTAGATTCGTCACAACTGAGAACCTCTGGTGATTATGAGGAAGTGATGGCTATGCAGTGCATTTTCACCAATGGGAAGGCTTTGCATATCAACATTTGCAGTAAATAGAGAAAGGCAGGCAGAGCAGGCCACTTGCCATTCCTGCAATCACCACCTGGCGCCTTCAAAGACCTTTGAGAATTATGTAtttcttaattttcttaataCTGAATAAAAAGTTGTGAGGGGCTTACATGGTAGGGTCTCAAGACAGCCTGCTCCTTTCTTTTGTATCATGTTTTCTGAGGAAGGTGATTGTAATCTTTGTTGCCTTTGTCCTTGCCATCTTGCATTTTATAGACTACATGAATATATAAGTACACACAGACCATGCCATCTTGCATTTTATAGACTATATGGTTGGTGCACCTATAGTTTGACAATCCCCTTACAAGGTTCACCTATGGTTGGTCCTTAATAATAACCATCTAAATTGTATTGCTTCACCATCTGAATTAGCAATTACCTACCCGAATACATAATTATATACAGACCATGCCATCTTGCATGTTATAGACTATATGGTTAGTGCACCTATAGTTTGACAATCCCCTTACAAGGTACTCATAGGGCTAGTCACTCTTAACTGGCACTCATTCTGTTCCTAATTTCTTTAGAAGCCAAGCATGACTTTCTATAGATAGGTTTCTCATGTTCTGAAGACAAGTAATGCTTTCCAGTTATCTTATTCTCATTCTCCTTAGTTTGTCTGACTTTAGCTTGTCTTTTTCTTCTAATGAGTTTCTAACTGCAGTTGGACAAGTTTAGGAAACAAGTACACATTATGATAGTTCTCAACTTAAATTCTGAAGTTTTAGACTTGTAATGTGGCATGCAAAAATACTTGACCACCAGTTTGTCTTGCTCTTTGCAAACCCCACAAATATATAATAGAACTTGGTTGCATAATGTTTCCACTGATGTTTTGTCCATATTCAGGATGAAAGAGAACTCAAACGGCAGAGAAGAAAGCAGTCAAACAGGGAATCTGCACGTAGATCTAGGTTGCGCAAGCAGGTAGACAGCATGTTGCTTTTGAATGTTTCAAGCAACAACTTTCTTCCTCATAATTGAGCATTTTTAGTGCTTCTAGTTCTAGcatattaaaaagaaaagaattacATTAGTTGTTATGGTTTCCAGGCAGAGTGCGAAGAGCTGGCTCGACAAGCTGAGTCTTTGAAACAGGAAAATGCTTCCCTTAGAGCAGAGTTAAACCAGATTAGGAAGGACTATGAGAAACTTCTTTCTGAGAACACCTCGTTTAAGGTGGTGGGCCTTACCTTGGTTCAATGGTTTTGATGTATGCAACACATTTGTTGTGAGTGTTGATTTTTTAATGCAACTTTGCAGGAGAGACTTGGGGAAATACAAGGAACAGATGATCCAAGACTTCGTAGAAATGAACAGACCTCTAGCAATGACAACAACAAAAGGCACATGGATTCTGATGAGAAAGCAGGGGAAAAGATCCAGTGCAGAGTGGTTTCTAAAGTCTAAAGCCTCGCCTGCTTCAGACCATGTCCTGAAGTGTAACCCTGACCTAATTGTCATCACTCTCAGATTAAATAGTAGGATAGAGTTTGAAGATTACAATTGTTGCAGTTGATTCAAATTAGGTAGTTGTCATGTCACCCCTGACTTCCCTAGGCTTCTTCTTGTAATTTTTGTCTTATTTTTTAAAGGTCAAGCTTAAGCAAGACATATTGGGTCAAAGCCCAGTTTTGCCTTCCCTGGAAACTTAAAACTAGTGACTTTTCTCATCTTACTTGTAAACGGTTTGAtgcaatatatattttttgagagaaaatttttgtttGTGCGGTTCTTATTAGATTTATACTGTTGAATGTGGGTGATGCAGCATTAGTACTTTTTTCGGTGGAAAACTAGGATCATCTTCTGACAGCAAAGGTTTTTCGGAGAAAGATATTTGGAGTATGCTATGCTAGAAAATATATAGTTTGTGCATTTTTTACATATAAGCTACTGCTAATGGTCTGAATCCTTGCATGGATTTGAGAATCTCAAATTCTAGGACAGATTTTCAGGTATTCAGCATGCTCAGGAGAATTAGCTTCATTGCAGAATGTACTGGCTTGAGCCTAACACTGGTGTTTCCAACTTTTGCATTAGCATATTTTGCTTTGAATCTGCCTTGAATCCAGTTGAAACTGCTACAAAGCAGAATGGTCCTCAAGTAAAAGGATTAGGCTGTGCGCCATGGTGATGTTGGGAACAAGAGGTGCAATTTGCCTAAAAGCTGTTGTGATGGATATTGCATGTCTCTGCTAAAACGGGGAATATGTTGGTTTTTTTCTGAAACTATGTCAGAAATAGTCATTCCAAGGCCTAGGCAACTTAATTTACTGGCTCAGAAGTTATTACATAGAGGTGGTTCCGTTATTCAATACACTAACTTCGATGATCTTACCAAAGATGTTCTATGTATTTGACAACCAGATTTTCATCGACTTCCCAAAGTTCTTTTTGGGGATAGGATCATGAATGATGCTATGGTGGTAAGTATTCCTCTTAAGACATGATAGGAAGAATATTGAGGCATTTGTAACATGAAATTGCAATAACTGTGGTAAGCACATCTTATATAACAAAGTTTcagtattaaaaatattattatgcaTGATCGTTCGGTGGTAAACAGTCGTGGCAAGTGATGTTTGGAAGAAATTGACATCCTAGGTCCATCGTCAAACTGCACTGGTTCTGGACTAGTGGTAGGATCCATACTCGAGGGACCTAACAAACttggaggaggaggtggtggtggtggtgaacTGGGGGAAGCTGACAGTGGTTCCGCAGCCGCCATTGGAGTTGCATTAAAGCAGATGACTCTTTTGGGCATCACATTCTTTATAATACCATTTTTACATGACAGCAATGTTGTGCAGATGAACATCAAGATGTGGAACAAGGAATACATTAGCAACACACCAAAGAGAGGCAACTGCAAGGATCCCTCCTTGAAAATGGTGGCTAGGGTTTAGACATACAAAATATGAGAGAAGGAGACAGAGATTGAAGGAGAAAAGTTATTGTATTAGTTCCACATAAAATATGTTATCATACATAGTTTATATACCCTAGGGCTTCCATACACTCTAATAAACTCCAGCTAGAAAACTCCTATTACTGAACTCAATACATAAAAGCACTCACCGAGCCCATGTTCATATGCTCTAATCCTATAGACTTGTTTTCTGTCTAAATCCTTGAGTTAGCCATCCTTACAATTCATAAACCCGAGCCCAAGACTCTAGGATCAAAATCAGACCTTAGACCAAAATAGACTCTCATACATCTTCAACCCGCACGAACTGGATTGGCTCAACTGGGACTGGGTCGATCCAATTCTCCGCACCCTGCAGAAATCTCGAACGATGCATTTTCTATTCTATTCCCAGTTAGTCAACTCAGCTGTGACTGAGTCGATCCACCTAGACTGAGTCGGCTCAATCTGGCACTAAGTCGACCCACTTTTCGTGCCATACCAAAATACCGAGACTTCTCTCTCTGGCATACCCTGCAACTTAGTCAACCCATTTTCATACTGAGTCGACCTAATGCCCTGAAATTGCTCTTTCACCACAGTCTTCAGCTCTTCCTTGGTATTTCACTCCACCTTATGTCTCCAGATATCTGGAGCTCCAACCAAGCCCTTCGAAGTCCTCATTGCTTGAACCTCAAGCTCGTGGAAGCTATGCACCACCTCCACCCTAGGACAACTCTCATCCTAGTGAATCAGGAGCCTATTAATCCAACTCCGCCTGTGGTCACctccaaggctatgggggcactaTAGAATCCCTACAATCTACACCTTGGTGCCCCAAAGCCTTGGCGATCTCTGCTCTTCATCGAGCTCCGATCCTCTGCACGACCTGGCCAATGAGAAGTGAAACTAACTGTGCAGACCTCCTCACTACCGTAGTATACCTCAGCCTTAGAGCTGTCCGGAAGACCACAACTGCCTCCCTTATGGCTAAAAATGTTATCCTACATCTAGGCACCTCTCCTGTAGGTCCTTTCATCAGTGGTCAAGCCCACCACTGATCTTGCAACTGCATCCGTTGCTGCCATCATGACTCCACCTATCATGACACCCAGTGACTCCATCCATCACTACTCCAGCGGCTCTGACCATCGCTGCTCCACCTGCGACTCTAGCAGTCATAGTTCCAGCGACGTAGCCCATGGCTGCCCATCGCTCCCTCAGTGGTTCCGATCACCACTGTCCCAGCGGCTGTGACCGTCGCTGCCTCTGTGACACGCACTGCCGCAGCATTGGAAACTCTTGGAGTGACTGCAGCTCCACTCCTCTGCCTTTGATCCTCTTATGGCCCAAGCTAGTGGAAGCCTCCTCATAGGTCCCTAGGTCCTCCGTCACTGCTGTAGCATTAACCTTGAATGCATACACCTCTAGGCCAACTCCTACTGCCTGCTCATCGTTGCCTGAGCAACTGAAAAACTCGCCCTCTCTCTGCACTTTCCTACCTAGAGCCCGTGCCATAGCCATGGCCTTCCTCATCACCCATGAAGAAACCTCTCTCCAATGCTCCTCCATGTGTGGGCACACCAATCTTCCGTGCTTCACCTCCCTATGATCCGATGACCCCACAATTGGCAGATCCAATAAGCATATCATTAATTATCCAATCTGCACTGACTGGACCTCCGATTGATCCTCCGTGGCTGAAGCAATCATCTCGACTTCCCTGGACACAACAGATTCCTCCAATTGGTACAAACAACTCCTCAGCATCCTCCCTCCCATCACAATCCTATCACCCTTGAAGACATTCAGCACCCCTGAATTGCTTCTGAAAGTGCAATCCTTTTTCTTCAAGTACCCAAATGATACTATTCTCTTCCTGAGATCAGGGGCATGATGTACATCTGTCAATGTTCGTGCCCTCCCATCAAACATCTTCAGCTTGATGAAACTCACTCCTGCAATACCACAAGAGCTCCCATCTCCAAGTATCACTCGCTTCTCCTCACCCACCTGAGTGTAAGAGGTGAACCACTTGGAGAGGTGTACAGTGATAAGAGCTAGCCGAGTCCAATACCCAATGATCTACCTCCTCCCTGTGTTTAGCTGACAACATCAGTAAATCATCTGATACATCACTCTTAGTCACTATACTGGATGACTCCAATTTGgaactttctcttttttttttctctgtggaCAATCTCTCCCCAGGTGCCCTAACTTTCTGCACCTGTAGCACCATACCTCCCTGTTACCCTTAGAAGATTTCTGCCTCCCCTCTGCCTTGCGTCTATCCTTTCCCCTCCTAGGCCTCTCATTAATTGCCATGGCATCTAGGAAAACCCCCATACTACTTCTCTGTTGGGTTTCAGTGGTGCAGCAGAAGggctaggtatttaaaattttcattcaaaacatctgacgcaccgaaaatcctaatattcagaaatccttgactataacaatcaaagtataattaatataaatttagataaaatgaatacctatagcgctaatctcaattttcatgagACGTCCAATTGTCCGTCCtgcaatagtgatccacatgaaaatcagaccaaagacagcactcctcctttaccttgcttcaagagttctagcccctagaactcgactagccttgtatcaatcagatttctccaagaacctgactcgacaCTTTTAGAATCTCCTCTAGACTTCTgaatctccttctttaggaccttctCAATCCTTGTCAGGATCAgattaggctttgtcttaaatcccaaagccttgtcctaaaactaagatgggttgtaagaaagaaaggacagCAATAGAGATAAAATTAGAAAGCAGATTGAATTGCCTCGGATACCCAGCGCGCAGGcctttttatagccatcagagggatGCCCAAATATAAGGACATGCTCCATCCAAAAGTCTTATATGATATatgtatcagaaaaaataagagtcTTCAGATAGAAGAACTCTTCTGCCTAATATATTGATTAGCACATTCACCTGTGCGTGCGACCAGAGAAGAGATATTTTCGCATttcttctcaaatcagaaaaattcataatttttcaCATGGAAAGAAGATTAAATTCTAATATCAGATCACCTGATAAGGAGTCAAAAATCCCACAAAAGGATGTTTTCTCGCATTTTTTCATGCTATCTCTTATCATCGTGCGCGCATGCGAGAAGGGGCTTCTGGCGTCCGTTTGTTCTTctgataaatctgaaaaaattctagataAATCTTCATATAAAAGCTGATTAAAAGTGAAAGATCATCAGATAGGTGGCAttctattttaatcatttttgatctacagaaggactcttcaaaatgcaAAGAGTTGCAAGACTTTACCACAGGTACGCAAGAGCCCTTcttctttccaatttttctccaccccatatttttcaaaaaaattatatctcatgctttgagatgtgcacagaggatggagggtgatgtggactGCCGCACGTATTTGAATCCCAagctagaaggactcttccttctgctcATGCCAACACGTGCACAAGACCTCTTCTTTGCGCCcagagtcctcatccaagaggactcTTGATTTTTGGTGTTAACTTAAGATGTGGCACCACTTTTTGTGCTACTTCCAGGTGGCACGACCTGATCCAATTGCTCACCAAATTATATTAGCAAATTAGTAAGATATGAGACCAAATTAATCTCTCAAGGATCTAGgattttcacacgtgctagcatgcttatcgggaaccctgattagatccaaaatttcaatcaactttatcaaaaagatctttggccaatttttatatgtgtataaTCCATTgaattccacatctagccaatagTAGGTCCGGATGCaaattgaccaaatttgattagattccaatctaaccgatttagatccaatcgagctaatccgagttcaacaattagaattctttctaattggtgatagaattaaactctttaatttgatcaaacttacaagtcaagattgatatctagcaacatattatAACAAGCCaaaacatataaaatttgattgaaataccaaatatatccttcaatggtaagttaccacacaattcaatccttcgatcatccctgcatcttgaatatgttcatgagtatgaaattatatcaaactcaaacacatatttatatcgattctcgattaaccaatgatgacttcgatgatgaagcattagaaattctttctaattttcttcttgttttttatcgaaagatttttttcgagtcatctaaagatgagaattcacaggatgtgatctcctcttactaggagtgatcgattctatattgacttactcataaccttcatacacactccaccatatccagaacatcccgtacatatcttaatgccatgcctaggtatgaaccaaaatatgggttcatgtgcacaagattctatggtgatctcaggtctaaagatctcTTACACaattctcacttagagaaccatctttggcaagcaagtaaggcttccactagatattttctatcatcgagtcaattcagtggactcattttcaaatgagcacccacatctttgtattagtgtcccatacacaggtggctagtgagatctactaccctctccatcgagcatatataggatatgccagtTTATCCGAAATattaatctccgactcaatgctcctacgatcagaaatatttaaaattaaaattttagaattttagatctcactggtatgacccattcatatctcttaaaactattatcctaatctttgagattcatcataattttagacataataagatacagctaaaatgataaatcaatacctcattttattatcaaataataaatatcattacatgagttaaaaaattatgaaaaaaaattccatcgcaacatacttgcgattgggTTATAGAACACTCTTCTTTCAACCTTccatttgtactaaagccaatcgcctttgtatttcaatcccatacaatcaaaatgacgatcaaatagctgctatggtatggtcttagtgaatagatctgctatattattctttgtgtcAATTTGTTCAAGAAAAATatcttgtctctctataattttttgaacgagatggaagcatctgaggatgtgcttgaatctttgatgagacctaggttctttaGTTTCAATAAccgccccagtgttatcacaatagagtggtaCCAGtctttcaatcttaggaac encodes:
- the LOC105060653 gene encoding bZIP transcription factor 1-D isoform X2; amino-acid sequence: MGSSDADQSVKTPRPSVAQEQSPATSSSPAATVYPDWTSFQAYSSIRPHGFFHSSSSTHAHPYMWGTQPYDTASNPYMMYPPGGFYAHPSMPLGSHPFSPYSVRFPNGTAETGAVPGGTEMDGNNKSVPGKTTEASANGVFCRSGESGTESSSEGSDPNYLNVSQPRTSNRKESIDVTSSLSFNPPPVSQNGLSHTQIPSQAMLSQTMSIMPMPAAGAPSGVSGPSTNLRIGMDYLGTPSSSSLPPVHGKVPATGVAGALIPSGSSEIWMQDERELKRQRRKQSNRESARRSRLRKQAECEELARQAESLKQENASLRAELNQIRKDYEKLLSENTSFKERLGEIQGTDDPRLRRNEQTSSNDNNKRHMDSDEKAGEKIQCRVVSKV
- the LOC105060653 gene encoding bZIP transcription factor 1-D isoform X3 is translated as MGSSDADQSVKTPRPSVAQEQSPATSSSPAATVYPDWTSFQPYDTASNPYMMYPPGGFYAHPSMPLGSHPFSPYSVRFPNGTAETGAVPGGTEMDGKSSEGKERSHLKRSRRSLGSLDMITGNNKSVPGKTTEASANGVFCRSGESGTESSSEGSDPNYLNVSQPRTSNRKESIDVTSSLSFNPPPVSQNGLSHTQIPSQAMLSQTMSIMPMPAAGAPSGVSGPSTNLRIGMDYLGTPSSSSLPPVHGKVPATGVAGALIPSGSSEIWMQDERELKRQRRKQSNRESARRSRLRKQAECEELARQAESLKQENASLRAELNQIRKDYEKLLSENTSFKERLGEIQGTDDPRLRRNEQTSSNDNNKRHMDSDEKAGEKIQCRVVSKV
- the LOC105060653 gene encoding bZIP transcription factor 1-D isoform X1 produces the protein MGSSDADQSVKTPRPSVAQEQSPATSSSPAATVYPDWTSFQAYSSIRPHGFFHSSSSTHAHPYMWGTQPYDTASNPYMMYPPGGFYAHPSMPLGSHPFSPYSVRFPNGTAETGAVPGGTEMDGKSSEGKERSHLKRSRRSLGSLDMITGNNKSVPGKTTEASANGVFCRSGESGTESSSEGSDPNYLNVSQPRTSNRKESIDVTSSLSFNPPPVSQNGLSHTQIPSQAMLSQTMSIMPMPAAGAPSGVSGPSTNLRIGMDYLGTPSSSSLPPVHGKVPATGVAGALIPSGSSEIWMQDERELKRQRRKQSNRESARRSRLRKQAECEELARQAESLKQENASLRAELNQIRKDYEKLLSENTSFKERLGEIQGTDDPRLRRNEQTSSNDNNKRHMDSDEKAGEKIQCRVVSKV